In Streptomyces sp. NBC_01707, a genomic segment contains:
- a CDS encoding GPR1/FUN34/YaaH family transporter has translation MDNDVSAGNSSTSTLGHLALGLTLLAFGIGHTGVIDGVTAADAVSLALYVGGIALFVAGLLEFRAGSGFTGTAFVGLGAFWFTWGTGADAQVSSHAAGMFLLLWALFALSLALGSAGGGLLAQGTYGLLFLGLLLLGVGQFADSDGLGKVGGWLAAVAGLAAWYGATAALAKWPTVLPKRAAGRGVTATG, from the coding sequence GTGGACAATGACGTCTCTGCGGGGAACAGCAGCACCTCCACCCTCGGCCATCTCGCCCTGGGACTCACCCTGTTGGCGTTCGGTATCGGTCACACCGGGGTCATCGACGGTGTGACGGCGGCCGACGCCGTCTCGCTCGCGCTGTATGTCGGCGGTATAGCCCTGTTCGTCGCCGGACTGCTGGAGTTCCGCGCCGGCAGCGGATTCACCGGCACGGCCTTCGTCGGACTCGGCGCCTTCTGGTTCACCTGGGGCACCGGTGCCGATGCCCAAGTCTCCAGTCATGCGGCGGGCATGTTCCTGCTGCTCTGGGCGCTGTTCGCACTCAGCCTGGCTCTCGGGTCGGCCGGCGGCGGCCTGCTCGCCCAGGGGACGTACGGACTGCTCTTCCTGGGGCTTCTGCTCCTGGGTGTCGGGCAGTTCGCCGACAGCGACGGGCTCGGCAAGGTCGGCGGCTGGCTCGCCGCGGTGGCCGGTCTCGCCGCCTGGTACGGGGCGACGGCGGCGCTGGCCAAGTGGCCGACGGTGCTCCCGAAGCGCGCTGCCGGCCGAGGTGTGACGGCCACCGGCTGA
- the glmS gene encoding glutamine--fructose-6-phosphate transaminase (isomerizing), translated as MCGIVGYIGKRDVAPLLLEGLQRLEYRGYDSAGIVITGKASAGKPAALKMVKAKGRVRELEARIPKRFTGTTGIAHTRWATHGAPSDENAHPHLDADHKVAVVHNGIIDNASELRAKLVADGVVFLSETDTEVLVHLIARAQADTLEEKVREALRSIEGTYGIAVMHADFNDRIVVARNGSPVVLGIGEKEMFVASDVAALVTHTRQVVTLDDGEMATLKADDFRTYTTEGSSTTATPTTVEWEAESYDMGGHDTYMHKEISEQADAVDRVLRGRIDDRFSTVHLGGLNLDAREARGVRRIKILGCGTSYHAGQIGAQLIEELARIPADAEPASEFRYRNPVVDPDTLYVAVSQSGETYDVLAAVQELKRKGARVLGVVNVVGSAIAREADGGTYVHAGPEVCVVSTKCFTNTVVAFALLALHLGRIRDLSVADGKRIIEGLRKLPAQITEILENEDEIKKLAAEYADAKSMMFIGRVRGYPVAREASLKLKEVSYIHAEAYPASELKHGPLALIEPAMPTVAIVPDDELLEKNRAAMEEIKARSGRILAVAHQVQEKADHTIVVPKNENELDPILMGIPLQLFAYHTALAMGRDIDKPRNLAKSVTVE; from the coding sequence ATGTGCGGAATCGTCGGATACATCGGGAAGCGTGACGTGGCTCCGCTGCTGCTGGAAGGACTGCAGCGGCTGGAGTACCGGGGTTACGACTCCGCGGGCATCGTCATCACGGGCAAGGCCTCGGCCGGGAAGCCCGCCGCTCTGAAGATGGTCAAGGCGAAGGGCCGGGTCCGCGAGCTGGAGGCCCGCATCCCCAAGCGCTTCACCGGCACCACCGGTATCGCCCACACCCGCTGGGCCACCCACGGCGCCCCGAGCGACGAGAACGCGCACCCGCACCTGGACGCCGACCACAAGGTCGCCGTCGTCCACAACGGCATCATCGACAACGCGTCCGAGCTCCGTGCGAAGCTCGTCGCCGACGGCGTCGTCTTCCTCTCCGAGACCGACACCGAGGTGCTGGTCCACCTGATCGCCCGCGCGCAGGCGGACACCCTGGAGGAGAAGGTCCGCGAGGCCCTTCGCTCGATCGAGGGCACGTACGGCATCGCCGTCATGCACGCCGACTTCAACGACCGCATCGTCGTCGCCCGCAACGGCTCCCCGGTCGTCCTCGGCATCGGCGAGAAGGAGATGTTCGTCGCCTCCGACGTCGCCGCGCTGGTCACCCACACCCGCCAGGTCGTCACCCTCGACGACGGCGAGATGGCCACCCTCAAGGCCGACGACTTCCGTACGTACACCACCGAGGGCTCCAGCACGACGGCCACGCCGACCACCGTGGAGTGGGAGGCCGAGTCGTACGACATGGGCGGCCACGACACGTACATGCACAAGGAGATCTCCGAGCAGGCCGACGCCGTCGACCGGGTGCTGCGCGGCCGGATCGACGACCGGTTCTCCACCGTCCACCTGGGCGGTCTCAACCTGGACGCCCGCGAGGCCCGCGGGGTCCGCCGGATCAAGATCCTTGGCTGCGGCACCTCGTACCACGCGGGCCAGATCGGCGCCCAGCTGATCGAGGAGCTGGCCCGCATCCCCGCGGACGCCGAACCCGCCTCCGAGTTCCGCTACCGCAACCCGGTCGTCGACCCCGACACCCTGTACGTCGCGGTCTCCCAGTCCGGCGAGACCTACGACGTACTGGCCGCCGTCCAGGAGCTGAAGCGCAAGGGCGCCCGCGTCCTCGGTGTGGTCAACGTGGTCGGCTCGGCGATCGCCCGGGAGGCCGACGGCGGCACCTACGTCCACGCGGGCCCCGAGGTCTGCGTCGTCTCCACCAAGTGCTTCACCAATACGGTGGTCGCGTTCGCGCTGCTCGCCCTGCACCTCGGCCGGATCCGCGACCTGTCGGTCGCCGACGGCAAGCGGATCATCGAGGGTCTGCGCAAGCTGCCCGCCCAGATCACCGAGATCCTCGAGAACGAGGACGAGATCAAGAAGCTGGCCGCGGAGTACGCGGACGCCAAGTCGATGATGTTCATCGGCCGGGTGCGCGGCTACCCCGTCGCCCGTGAGGCCTCGCTGAAGCTCAAGGAGGTCTCGTACATCCACGCCGAGGCCTACCCGGCGTCCGAGCTGAAGCACGGCCCGCTGGCCCTGATCGAGCCCGCGATGCCGACGGTCGCGATCGTGCCGGACGACGAGCTGCTGGAGAAGAACCGCGCCGCGATGGAGGAGATCAAGGCCCGCAGCGGCCGGATCCTCGCGGTCGCCCACCAGGTGCAGGAGAAGGCCGACCACACCATCGTCGTGCCGAAGAACGAGAACGAGCTGGACCCGATCCTGATGGGTATCCCGCTCCAGCTCTTCGCGTACCACACGGCGCTGGCCATGGGCCGCGACATCGACAAGCCGCGGAACCTCGCGAAGTCCGTCACGGTCGAGTAG
- a CDS encoding beta-N-acetylhexosaminidase produces the protein MRLHRTQRTALPRLLGSLLLVTAAGISSAGAAPGAAAASIGPVTAAPRPLGQIVPAPAEVKAGGSPYVISAGTKIRVDHDSRDARKIGDYLAGVLRPSTGYALPVTGSGGSDGIRLRLGSHDSKLGAEGYTLKSGRGSVTITARGPAGLFHGVQTLRQLLPADVEKKSRQAGPWRVAGGTVTDAPRYAYRGAMLDVSRHFFTVTEVKRYIDQLALYKMNKFHLHLSDDQGWRIAIDSWPRLATYGGQTEVGGGAGGYYTKSDYREIIRYAASRYMEVVPEIDLPGHTNAALASYAELNCNGVAPPLYTGTNVGFSSLCVPKAITYDFVNDVVRELAALTPGKYLHIGGDEAHSTSHDDYVAFMNKAQAVVGKYGKTVVGWHQLTGATPVAGAVAQYWGYDETGAAERKQVADAAKNGTKLVLSPADRVYLDMKYNKDTALGLAWAGYVEVQRSYDWNPGTYLEGAPENSILGVEAPIWSETLTNSDEIEQMAFPRLPGVAELGWSPASTHDWDAYKVRLAAQGPRFSALGIDYYRSAQVPWSTK, from the coding sequence GTGAGACTGCACAGGACACAGCGCACCGCCCTTCCCCGTCTTCTCGGCTCGCTGCTGCTCGTCACGGCGGCCGGTATCTCCAGTGCCGGCGCGGCTCCGGGAGCGGCGGCGGCGAGCATCGGCCCGGTCACCGCCGCGCCCCGTCCGCTCGGGCAGATCGTGCCCGCCCCCGCCGAAGTGAAGGCAGGCGGATCCCCCTACGTCATCAGCGCGGGAACGAAGATTCGCGTCGACCACGACTCCCGCGACGCCCGGAAGATCGGCGACTACCTGGCGGGCGTGCTGCGCCCCTCCACCGGTTACGCCCTGCCGGTCACCGGCAGCGGTGGCAGCGACGGCATCCGGCTGCGGCTCGGCTCCCACGACAGCAAGTTGGGCGCGGAGGGCTACACGCTGAAGTCCGGCCGCGGATCGGTCACCATCACCGCGCGCGGTCCGGCAGGGCTCTTCCACGGCGTCCAGACGCTGCGTCAGCTGCTCCCGGCCGATGTGGAGAAGAAAAGCCGTCAGGCGGGCCCCTGGAGGGTCGCGGGCGGCACGGTCACGGACGCGCCGCGCTACGCCTACCGGGGCGCCATGCTCGATGTCTCCCGGCACTTCTTCACGGTCACCGAGGTCAAGCGCTACATCGACCAGTTGGCCCTCTACAAGATGAACAAGTTCCACCTGCATCTCTCCGACGACCAGGGCTGGCGCATCGCCATAGATTCCTGGCCGCGGCTCGCCACGTACGGCGGTCAGACGGAGGTCGGCGGCGGAGCCGGCGGCTACTACACGAAGAGCGACTACCGGGAGATCATCCGGTACGCGGCCTCGCGCTACATGGAGGTCGTGCCGGAGATCGATCTGCCGGGCCACACGAACGCGGCGCTCGCCTCGTACGCCGAGCTGAACTGCAACGGCGTCGCGCCGCCGCTCTACACCGGCACGAACGTCGGTTTCAGCTCTCTGTGCGTGCCGAAGGCCATCACCTACGACTTCGTGAACGACGTGGTCCGCGAGCTGGCCGCGCTCACCCCGGGCAAGTACCTCCACATCGGCGGCGACGAGGCGCACTCCACCAGCCACGACGACTACGTGGCGTTCATGAACAAGGCACAGGCCGTCGTCGGCAAGTACGGCAAGACCGTGGTCGGCTGGCACCAGCTGACCGGTGCCACGCCCGTCGCGGGCGCGGTCGCGCAGTACTGGGGATACGACGAGACGGGCGCCGCCGAGCGCAAGCAGGTGGCGGACGCCGCGAAGAACGGCACGAAGCTGGTGCTGTCCCCGGCGGACCGGGTCTACCTCGACATGAAGTACAACAAGGACACCGCGCTGGGGCTGGCCTGGGCCGGCTATGTCGAGGTGCAGCGCTCGTACGACTGGAACCCCGGCACGTATCTCGAGGGCGCCCCGGAGAACTCCATCCTCGGGGTCGAGGCACCGATCTGGTCGGAGACGCTGACCAACAGCGACGAGATCGAGCAGATGGCGTTCCCGCGGCTGCCGGGCGTCGCGGAGCTGGGCTGGTCACCGGCGTCCACGCATGACTGGGACGCGTACAAGGTGCGGTTGGCCGCTCAGGGGCCGAGGTTCTCGGCGCTCGGGATCGACTACTACCGGTCGGCGCAGGTGCCGTGGTCCACGAAGTGA
- a CDS encoding IucA/IucC family siderophore biosynthesis protein, protein MTTTTDAVAHLTPAHWATADRQLVRKALAEFAHERLLTPEPLGGGRYAVHSDDRATEYRFDARRFALDHWQVDAASVTRHRHGQELPLDALEFFIELRQTLGLSTEILPVYLEEISSTLAGTAYKLTKEPVTSAELVAAGFQAIETGMTEGHPCFVANNGRLGFGVDEYHAYAPEAASAIRLVWLAARRDRATFTAGAGLDYSTLIDGELSEETRGRFAATMTGLGLDLGDYLLIPVHPWQWWNKLAVTFAGELARHHLVCLGEGDDSYLAQQSIRTFFNTSNPDKHYVKTALSVLNMGFMRGLSAAYMEATPAINDWLAGLIERDEVLRAARFSIIRERAAIGYHHRAYEAATAKGSPYLKMLAALWRESPVPGLAAGERVATMASLVHTDHEGNSVAGALITESGLAPATWLRRYLDAYLVPVLHSFYAYDLVYMPHGENVILVVEDGVVTRTVFKDIAEEIAVMDPDAVLPPQVERIRAEVPDDMKLLSVFTDVFDCFFRFLAAGLATESVLDEDTFWRTVAECVAGYQESVPELADKFKQYDMFTDEFALSCLNRLQLRNNRQMVDLTDPSGALQLIGTLRNPIAGF, encoded by the coding sequence ATGACCACGACCACCGACGCCGTCGCGCACCTCACGCCCGCACACTGGGCCACCGCCGACCGGCAGCTCGTCCGCAAAGCCCTCGCCGAGTTCGCCCACGAGCGACTGCTGACCCCCGAACCGCTCGGGGGCGGCCGTTACGCCGTACACAGCGACGACAGGGCGACCGAGTACCGCTTCGACGCCCGGCGCTTCGCGCTCGACCACTGGCAGGTCGACGCGGCCTCCGTGACCCGTCACCGGCACGGCCAGGAACTCCCCCTGGACGCACTGGAGTTCTTCATCGAACTGCGCCAGACGCTCGGCCTCTCGACAGAGATCCTGCCGGTCTACCTGGAGGAGATCTCCTCCACGCTGGCCGGCACCGCGTACAAACTGACCAAGGAGCCGGTGACCTCCGCCGAGCTCGTCGCCGCCGGCTTCCAGGCGATCGAGACGGGCATGACCGAGGGCCACCCCTGCTTCGTCGCCAACAACGGACGGCTCGGCTTCGGTGTCGACGAGTACCACGCCTACGCCCCCGAGGCGGCGAGCGCGATCCGGCTGGTCTGGCTCGCCGCCCGCCGCGATCGCGCCACCTTCACAGCGGGCGCCGGGCTCGACTACTCCACGCTGATCGACGGAGAACTGAGCGAGGAGACCCGGGGCCGGTTCGCCGCCACGATGACCGGCCTCGGTCTCGACCTCGGCGACTACCTGCTGATCCCGGTCCACCCCTGGCAGTGGTGGAACAAGCTGGCCGTCACCTTCGCCGGGGAACTCGCCCGGCACCATCTGGTCTGCCTCGGAGAGGGCGACGACAGCTACCTCGCCCAGCAGTCGATCCGCACGTTCTTCAACACCAGCAACCCGGACAAGCACTACGTCAAGACGGCGCTGTCCGTCCTCAACATGGGCTTCATGCGCGGGCTCTCCGCCGCGTACATGGAAGCGACGCCCGCGATCAACGACTGGCTCGCCGGGCTGATCGAGCGCGACGAGGTGCTGCGCGCGGCCCGGTTCTCGATCATCCGGGAGCGGGCGGCCATCGGCTACCACCACCGGGCGTACGAGGCGGCCACCGCCAAGGGCTCCCCGTACCTGAAAATGCTCGCCGCGCTCTGGCGGGAGAGCCCGGTGCCGGGCCTGGCGGCCGGTGAACGGGTCGCGACCATGGCCTCGCTCGTCCACACCGACCACGAGGGCAACTCCGTCGCGGGCGCGCTGATCACCGAATCGGGACTGGCACCCGCCACGTGGCTGCGGCGCTACCTGGACGCCTACCTGGTGCCGGTGCTGCACAGCTTCTACGCGTACGACCTGGTGTACATGCCGCACGGCGAGAACGTCATCCTGGTCGTCGAGGACGGGGTCGTCACCCGCACGGTGTTCAAGGACATCGCCGAGGAGATCGCCGTCATGGACCCGGACGCGGTACTGCCGCCGCAGGTCGAGCGGATCCGTGCCGAGGTCCCCGACGACATGAAACTGCTGTCGGTCTTCACCGACGTCTTCGACTGCTTCTTCCGTTTCCTGGCCGCCGGACTCGCCACCGAGTCGGTCCTCGACGAGGACACCTTCTGGCGGACGGTCGCCGAGTGCGTGGCCGGCTACCAGGAGTCGGTGCCGGAGCTCGCCGACAAGTTCAAGCAGTACGACATGTTCACCGACGAGTTCGCGCTGTCCTGCCTGAACCGGCTGCAGTTGCGCAACAACAGGCAGATGGTCGACCTCACGGACCCGTCGGGAGCACTGCAGCTGATCGGCACCCTGAGGAACCCGATCGCGGGGTTCTAG
- a CDS encoding GNAT family N-acetyltransferase, translating into MTTDLGTFTVRALDPLADAETVHGWVTHPKASFWLMGGARLQDVEREYMAISAHPHHDAFIGLHNGEPAFLMERYDPTEVELKGLYEAEPGDIGMHFLVAPTDTPLHGFTRAVIAAVMETLFADPSVRRVVVEPDVSNSAVHALNKAVGFEVLREIVKPEKTALLSACTREQFEAARREGAAR; encoded by the coding sequence ATGACCACCGACCTCGGCACCTTCACAGTCCGCGCCCTCGACCCGCTCGCCGACGCCGAGACGGTGCACGGCTGGGTCACCCACCCCAAGGCCTCCTTCTGGCTGATGGGCGGAGCCCGGCTCCAGGACGTCGAGCGGGAGTACATGGCGATCTCCGCCCACCCGCACCACGACGCGTTCATAGGACTGCACAACGGGGAGCCCGCCTTCCTGATGGAGCGGTACGACCCCACGGAGGTGGAGCTCAAGGGTCTCTACGAGGCCGAGCCCGGGGACATCGGGATGCACTTCCTGGTCGCCCCGACCGACACCCCGCTGCACGGCTTCACCCGCGCCGTGATCGCCGCCGTGATGGAGACACTCTTCGCCGACCCGTCGGTACGCCGTGTCGTCGTCGAGCCGGACGTGAGCAACAGCGCGGTGCACGCGCTCAACAAGGCCGTCGGCTTCGAGGTCCTCCGGGAGATCGTCAAGCCCGAGAAGACCGCCCTGCTCAGCGCCTGCACCCGGGAGCAGTTCGAGGCCGCACGACGCGAAGGAGCCGCCCGATGA
- a CDS encoding lysine N(6)-hydroxylase/L-ornithine N(5)-oxygenase family protein: MTALPDPHDFIGIGLGPFNLGLACLTEPIDELSGLFLESKPDFEWHAGMFLEGAHLQTPFMSDLVTMADPTSPYSFLNYLKERGRLYSFYIRENFYPLRTEYNDYCRWAAAKLSSVRFDETVESVTYDENTALYTVATAAGGVFRSRHLVLGTGTPAYVPEACQGLGGDFLHNSRYLDGKASLQAKKSITLVGSGQSAAEIYHDLLSEIDVHGYRLNWVTRSPRFFPLEYTKLTLEMTSPEYIDYFHALPEQTRYRLESDQKGLFKGIDSELIDAIFDLLYQKNLSGPVPTRLLTNSTLQTASYEESSGLYTLGLHQTEQGKDYDLTTEGLILATGYRYAPPAFLEPITDRLRHDSRGRFDVARNYSIDTTGRGVFLQNAGTHTHSITSPDLGMGAYRNAYIIGELLGREYYPVEKSIAFQEFAV, from the coding sequence TTGACCGCGCTTCCTGACCCCCACGACTTCATCGGGATCGGCCTCGGCCCGTTCAACCTCGGCCTCGCCTGCCTGACCGAGCCCATCGACGAACTGAGCGGCCTGTTCCTGGAGTCCAAGCCGGACTTCGAATGGCACGCCGGGATGTTCCTCGAAGGTGCCCATCTCCAGACGCCGTTCATGTCGGACCTGGTGACGATGGCCGACCCCACCTCGCCGTACTCCTTCCTCAATTACCTCAAGGAACGGGGCCGGCTGTACTCCTTCTACATCCGGGAGAACTTCTATCCGCTGCGGACCGAGTACAACGACTACTGCCGATGGGCCGCCGCCAAACTGAGCAGCGTCCGGTTCGACGAGACCGTCGAGTCCGTCACGTACGACGAGAACACCGCGCTGTACACCGTGGCCACCGCCGCCGGCGGCGTCTTCCGCTCCCGGCATCTGGTGCTGGGCACGGGGACCCCCGCGTACGTCCCGGAGGCATGCCAGGGCCTGGGCGGCGACTTCCTGCACAACTCCCGCTACCTGGACGGAAAAGCCTCCCTTCAGGCGAAGAAGTCCATCACCCTCGTCGGCAGCGGGCAGAGCGCCGCGGAGATCTACCACGACCTGCTCTCCGAGATCGATGTGCACGGCTACCGGCTGAACTGGGTGACGCGCTCACCGCGGTTCTTCCCGCTCGAGTACACCAAGCTGACGCTGGAGATGACCTCCCCGGAGTACATCGACTACTTCCACGCGCTGCCCGAGCAGACCCGCTACCGGCTGGAGTCCGACCAGAAGGGCCTCTTCAAGGGCATCGACTCGGAGCTGATCGACGCGATCTTCGATCTGCTCTACCAGAAGAACCTGTCCGGCCCCGTCCCCACCCGCCTCCTCACCAACTCAACGCTGCAAACTGCGAGTTACGAGGAGTCCAGCGGTCTGTACACCCTCGGCCTGCACCAGACGGAACAGGGCAAGGACTACGACCTCACCACCGAGGGCCTGATCCTCGCCACCGGCTACCGCTACGCTCCGCCGGCGTTCCTCGAGCCGATCACCGACCGGCTGCGCCACGACAGCCGAGGCCGCTTCGACGTGGCCCGCAACTACTCCATCGACACCACCGGGCGCGGCGTCTTCCTGCAGAACGCGGGCACGCACACCCACTCGATCACCTCGCCCGATCTGGGCATGGGCGCCTACCGCAACGCGTACATCATCGGCGAACTGCTCGGCCGTGAGTACTACCCGGTCGAGAAGTCCATCGCCTTCCAGGAGTTCGCCGTATGA
- a CDS encoding aspartate aminotransferase family protein: MRSHLLNDTTAEHYRRSVTAGVERVAAKLAATDRPFTGISVDELSPVVDAIDLDRPLGDASAALDELDRVYLRDAVYFHHPRYLGHLNCPVVIPAVLGEAVLSAVNSSLDTWDQSAGGTLIERRLIDWTAARIGLGPAADGIFTSGGTQSNLQALLLAREEAKSRPEHFTRLRIFTSECSHFSVQKSAKLLGLGPDSVVSVPVDQNKRMQTVALARALEQCVVEGDVPMAVVATAGTTDFGSIDPLPEIAALCDQYSTWMHVDAAYGCGLLASRERRHLLDGIEHADSVTVDYHKSFFQPVSSSAVLVRDRVTLRHATYHAEYLNPQRMAKERIPNQVDKSLQTTRRFDALKLWMTLRVMGADGIGELFDEVCDLAAEGWRLLTADPRFDVVVEPQLSTLVFRCIPAAATAPAEIDRANLHARKALFASGEAVVAGTKVGGRQYLKFTLLNPETTARDIAAVLDLIAGHAEQYLGDSLDRAS; this comes from the coding sequence ATGCGTTCGCACCTGCTCAATGACACGACTGCGGAGCACTACCGTCGCTCCGTCACCGCAGGAGTCGAACGGGTAGCAGCCAAACTCGCCGCCACCGACCGGCCGTTCACCGGGATCTCCGTCGACGAGCTCTCCCCGGTCGTCGACGCGATCGATCTGGACCGGCCGCTGGGCGACGCGTCCGCCGCCCTCGACGAGCTCGACCGCGTCTATCTGCGTGACGCCGTCTACTTCCACCACCCCCGCTACCTGGGTCATCTCAACTGCCCCGTGGTGATCCCGGCCGTCCTCGGCGAAGCCGTGCTCTCGGCTGTCAACTCCTCGCTGGACACCTGGGACCAGAGCGCGGGCGGAACCCTCATCGAGCGCCGGCTGATCGACTGGACGGCGGCCCGGATCGGCCTCGGCCCGGCTGCCGACGGCATCTTCACCAGCGGTGGCACGCAGTCCAACCTGCAGGCCCTGCTGCTCGCCCGTGAAGAGGCCAAGTCCCGCCCCGAGCACTTCACCCGGCTGCGCATCTTCACCTCCGAGTGCAGCCACTTCAGCGTCCAGAAGTCGGCGAAACTCCTCGGCCTCGGACCGGACTCGGTCGTCTCCGTCCCCGTCGACCAGAACAAGCGCATGCAGACCGTGGCCCTCGCCCGCGCGCTGGAGCAGTGCGTCGTCGAGGGGGACGTCCCGATGGCGGTCGTCGCCACCGCGGGCACCACGGACTTCGGCTCCATCGACCCGCTGCCCGAGATCGCCGCGCTGTGCGATCAGTACTCCACCTGGATGCACGTCGACGCCGCGTACGGCTGCGGACTGCTGGCCTCGCGCGAGCGCCGCCACCTCCTCGACGGCATCGAGCACGCCGACTCGGTCACCGTGGACTACCACAAGTCCTTCTTCCAGCCGGTGAGTTCCTCGGCCGTGCTGGTCCGGGACCGGGTGACGCTGCGGCACGCCACGTACCACGCGGAGTACCTCAACCCGCAGCGGATGGCCAAGGAGCGCATCCCCAACCAGGTAGACAAGTCCCTGCAGACCACCCGCAGATTCGACGCCCTCAAACTGTGGATGACCCTGCGCGTCATGGGCGCGGACGGCATCGGCGAGCTCTTCGACGAGGTCTGCGACCTGGCCGCCGAGGGCTGGCGGCTGCTCACCGCCGACCCGCGCTTCGACGTCGTCGTGGAGCCCCAGTTGTCCACGCTGGTGTTCCGCTGCATCCCGGCCGCCGCCACCGCGCCCGCCGAGATCGACCGGGCCAACCTCCACGCCCGCAAGGCTCTCTTCGCCTCCGGCGAGGCCGTCGTCGCCGGGACGAAGGTGGGCGGCCGCCAGTACCTGAAATTCACCCTGCTCAACCCCGAAACGACCGCGCGGGACATCGCCGCGGTACTCGACCTGATCGCCGGCCACGCCGAGCAGTACCTGGGAGACTCCCTTGACCGCGCTTCCTGA
- a CDS encoding siderophore-interacting protein — MTTAAAPPVAPFRFFGLTVLRTRRLGPSMLRITFGGPGLDGFAAGGRDQSLSLFLPHPGQPEPVVPVDENGDWFAAWRDLPEDVRAVMRSYTVRAQRRAPDGSTEIDIDFALHEDGGPACRWAAGAAPGDLLKALGPAVEDNTAVRFRPPQDTDWVLIWADETALPAASAALEWLPAGMRARVWLEVQHTEDRQALSTAARARISWLVRDEGAPSAVDAVRAAELPEGNGYIWIAGESSNVRALRRHLVQERQFDRRRITFVGYWRRGLSEEQLRAKAATEDA, encoded by the coding sequence ATGACGACCGCCGCCGCTCCCCCCGTCGCCCCCTTCCGGTTCTTCGGCCTGACGGTCCTCCGGACCAGGCGGCTGGGGCCGTCCATGCTCCGGATCACCTTCGGCGGGCCGGGACTCGACGGCTTCGCCGCCGGGGGCCGGGATCAGAGCCTGTCGCTGTTCCTGCCGCACCCCGGCCAGCCGGAACCAGTCGTTCCGGTCGATGAGAACGGCGACTGGTTCGCCGCCTGGCGGGACTTGCCCGAGGATGTCCGGGCCGTCATGCGCTCGTACACGGTCCGTGCGCAGCGTCGCGCCCCCGACGGTTCGACCGAAATCGATATCGACTTCGCGCTGCACGAGGACGGCGGCCCGGCCTGCCGCTGGGCCGCCGGCGCAGCCCCCGGCGATCTCCTCAAGGCGCTCGGACCGGCCGTCGAGGACAACACGGCCGTCCGCTTCCGGCCTCCTCAGGACACCGACTGGGTGCTGATATGGGCCGACGAGACGGCGCTGCCCGCCGCGTCCGCGGCCCTGGAGTGGCTGCCGGCCGGTATGCGGGCCCGGGTCTGGCTGGAGGTCCAGCACACCGAGGACCGCCAGGCGCTCAGCACCGCGGCCCGCGCCCGGATCAGCTGGCTCGTCCGGGACGAGGGCGCACCCTCGGCCGTGGACGCCGTGCGCGCCGCGGAACTGCCCGAGGGGAACGGGTACATCTGGATCGCGGGCGAGTCGTCGAACGTGCGGGCCCTGCGCCGCCATCTCGTGCAGGAGCGTCAGTTCGACCGCAGGCGCATCACGTTCGTCGGCTACTGGCGCCGCGGGCTGAGCGAGGAGCAGCTGCGTGCGAAAGCGGCCACCGAGGACGCGTAA